A genomic region of Enterococcus sp. 12C11_DIV0727 contains the following coding sequences:
- a CDS encoding oleate hydratase codes for MKKRHIGLAAAGVLGAAFLAKKVSAEKEVEKIAEIEEEINSRYYGDKQVYLIGGGIATMAAAAYLIRDANFNGKNIHVIEGMKILGGSNDGIGTNEKGFVARGGRMLNEETYENFWELFDSIPSLEWPNHSVTEEILNFDHLHPTHAQARLVTKDQEILDTHTMGFDNEDRLAMTKLLAASEESLDGVTIEEWFGPHFFETNFWYMWQTTFAFQKWSSVFELRRYMNRMILEFSRIDTLEGVTRTALNQYDSVILPLKSFLEKHGVDFTLNEDVIDLEFKPGSEITVTALRLGNGETIELDEEDVVIMTNGTMTDSSTEGDWQTAAPAVTEESRSARLWRNIAKKKAGLGNPEPFFGNEAETNWESFTVTCRGDKLLKRIEEFSGNIPGSGALMTLKDSSWLMSTVVAAQPHFKNQDPDTTIFWGYGIYTDKVGDYVKKPMRDCTGEEILYEWICQMGWQADWDEIVKDVVNVIPAYMPYIDAQFQPRKMTDRPQVVPENSTNFAMVSQFVEIPKDMVFTEEYSVRAARIAVYTLFDIDKEIIPVTPYNRDPKVLAKAAQTMFR; via the coding sequence ATGAAAAAAAGACATATTGGATTAGCAGCAGCAGGTGTATTAGGCGCAGCCTTTCTGGCTAAAAAAGTATCCGCTGAAAAAGAAGTAGAGAAGATTGCAGAAATTGAAGAAGAAATCAACAGTCGTTATTATGGTGATAAACAAGTATATCTAATTGGCGGCGGTATTGCGACAATGGCTGCAGCAGCTTACTTGATTCGGGATGCAAACTTTAACGGAAAAAATATCCATGTGATCGAAGGCATGAAAATTCTCGGCGGCAGTAATGATGGGATTGGAACAAACGAAAAAGGCTTTGTAGCCCGCGGTGGTCGGATGTTGAATGAAGAAACCTATGAAAACTTCTGGGAGCTATTCGATAGCATTCCTTCGCTTGAATGGCCAAATCACAGTGTAACAGAAGAAATTTTAAACTTTGACCATTTACACCCAACCCATGCTCAAGCACGTTTAGTGACAAAAGATCAAGAAATTCTTGATACCCATACAATGGGCTTTGACAATGAAGATCGTTTAGCGATGACAAAATTATTAGCCGCTTCAGAAGAAAGTTTAGATGGTGTGACCATTGAAGAATGGTTTGGTCCACACTTCTTTGAAACAAACTTTTGGTACATGTGGCAAACAACCTTTGCTTTCCAAAAATGGAGCAGTGTCTTTGAATTACGTCGATATATGAATCGGATGATTTTAGAATTTTCCCGTATCGATACATTAGAAGGTGTGACACGGACTGCGTTGAATCAATACGATAGCGTGATCTTACCATTGAAATCATTTTTGGAAAAACACGGTGTTGATTTTACCTTGAATGAAGACGTTATTGATTTGGAATTTAAACCAGGATCAGAAATCACAGTGACCGCATTGAGATTAGGGAATGGTGAAACAATCGAGTTAGATGAAGAAGATGTAGTCATCATGACCAACGGAACAATGACCGACAGCTCTACAGAAGGAGACTGGCAGACTGCAGCTCCAGCTGTAACGGAAGAGTCGCGTTCAGCACGTCTATGGCGTAATATTGCTAAGAAAAAAGCTGGCTTAGGTAATCCAGAACCATTCTTTGGTAATGAAGCCGAAACAAACTGGGAAAGCTTCACTGTAACATGTCGTGGGGATAAGTTATTAAAACGGATCGAAGAGTTTTCTGGAAACATTCCAGGCTCTGGTGCTTTGATGACGTTAAAAGATTCAAGCTGGTTGATGAGTACCGTTGTGGCAGCACAACCTCACTTTAAAAACCAAGATCCAGACACGACTATTTTCTGGGGATACGGTATTTACACAGATAAAGTCGGTGATTACGTGAAAAAACCAATGCGTGATTGTACTGGGGAAGAAATTTTGTACGAATGGATTTGCCAAATGGGATGGCAAGCCGATTGGGATGAAATCGTTAAAGATGTTGTCAATGTGATTCCTGCTTACATGCCGTATATTGATGCACAATTCCAACCACGTAAAATGACAGATCGCCCACAAGTTGTTCCTGAAAATAGTACAAACTTTGCCATGGTCAGTCAATTTGTGGAGATTCCGAAAGATATGGTCTTTACTGAGGAGTATTCAGTTCGAGCGGCGAGAATTGCTGTGTATACGTTATTTGATATTGATAAAGAGATTATTCCTGTGACACCGTATAATCGTGATCCTAAAGTGTTGGCTAAAGCTGCACAAACGATGTTTAGATAA
- a CDS encoding class A sortase produces MASRKERPKKKKSRKRNWLINIFLFLLLIVGLALVFNTQIRNWLIQQNGKEYAVEKLTPEIVAKNNETDTSFDFAAVESLSTEAVLKAQLANKNLPVVGAVALPDVKINLPIFRGLDNVVLLTGAGTMKPDQEMGKGNYALASHRVQDMISLFSPLEYSKPGELIYTTDLSNVYTYKITYVEKIDPSRVELIDDVPGKKMITLITCGDMYATTRIAVQGELESVTPIKKATQAMTDAFNMEQLTL; encoded by the coding sequence ATGGCCTCAAGAAAAGAACGCCCTAAAAAGAAAAAATCAAGAAAAAGAAATTGGCTGATTAATATCTTCCTATTTTTATTATTGATTGTTGGTTTAGCACTGGTCTTTAATACACAAATCAGAAATTGGTTGATTCAACAAAACGGAAAAGAATATGCGGTAGAGAAGCTAACACCTGAAATTGTTGCAAAAAACAATGAAACGGATACTTCTTTCGATTTTGCAGCAGTTGAATCATTAAGTACAGAAGCTGTCTTAAAAGCACAACTAGCCAATAAAAACTTACCGGTTGTAGGTGCTGTTGCACTTCCCGATGTCAAAATCAACTTGCCGATCTTTAGAGGATTGGACAATGTTGTTCTACTAACCGGAGCTGGAACAATGAAGCCTGACCAAGAAATGGGTAAAGGGAATTACGCTCTTGCCAGTCATCGTGTACAAGACATGATTTCTTTATTTTCACCATTGGAATATTCAAAACCAGGAGAATTGATTTATACAACTGATTTAAGCAATGTTTATACATATAAGATCACTTATGTTGAAAAAATCGATCCTTCACGCGTTGAGTTGATCGATGATGTACCTGGTAAAAAAATGATTACTTTGATTACGTGTGGCGATATGTATGCGACAACGCGGATTGCGGTTCAAGGTGAATTAGAGTCAGTTACACCAATAAAAAAAGCAACACAAGCAATGACAGATGCATTTAATATGGAGCAGTTAACGTTATAA
- a CDS encoding TetR/AcrR family transcriptional regulator yields the protein MYQKPYWSMTQGNNLKNKGNAKSLYSRTQIQESMLKLIKHKKFEEITIKEIVDGANVSRKTFYRNFDSKIEILDVEISKISSEYIQALHEITDLTFHNIVFLIFTVADNNHEFIKSLVDNNLLYLLLDRIYEKVILVYDIRGKEILRIYGKNAISNSLRFIFGGFERYIKEWLKEDNRKSPLQVQKDFEAVIEIWMSVLMGKLK from the coding sequence ATGTATCAGAAACCTTATTGGTCAATGACGCAAGGTAATAATTTGAAAAATAAAGGTAACGCTAAATCTCTATATTCAAGAACACAAATACAAGAATCTATGCTTAAATTAATAAAACATAAAAAATTTGAAGAAATCACAATAAAAGAAATTGTTGATGGTGCTAATGTTTCTCGTAAAACATTTTATAGAAATTTTGATTCTAAAATTGAGATTTTAGATGTAGAAATCTCTAAGATTTCATCTGAATATATTCAAGCTCTCCATGAAATTACTGATTTGACTTTTCATAATATTGTTTTCCTTATATTTACAGTTGCTGATAATAATCACGAGTTCATTAAGTCGTTAGTTGATAATAATCTCCTTTATTTGTTATTGGATAGAATTTATGAGAAAGTTATTCTTGTATATGATATTAGAGGAAAAGAAATTCTTCGCATATATGGAAAAAACGCCATTTCCAATTCTCTAAGGTTTATTTTTGGTGGATTCGAGAGGTATATAAAAGAATGGTTAAAAGAGGATAATAGAAAGTCTCCTCTTCAGGTTCAAAAGGATTTCGAGGCAGTGATAGAAATCTGGATGTCTGTTCTAATGGGTAAACTAAAATAA
- a CDS encoding DUF916 and DUF3324 domain-containing protein, whose protein sequence is MMKKNKQRGFICKCIKVLSIGWLCLFLVVKRSVPAIASENKGDPLGFSVETVKPSSQIDQNKTFFYIKTEPNQVQKLKVKVTGTSEEVVKVKVYLANGITSEKATINYLASQKKDETLKDSIEEIATVNQPEIEVAQGETKEVIITVKPSAENYTGIKLGSIYFQRETEKNSKVTVDSSFSYRIGLVASEENSSYSDGKSLKLLDVQPELLRAQKTIGITLQNPESKVIPDFSMKVEIVNKINGNVVKKQSMSDGSIAPNSHFTYSVDWGLDPIPSGTYIAKINAKSNDQIWNLEKEFTITEEKAKIMNDETAFKLSLPDWVYVLTIVLSLATLIVSIYLIYRGGQWQKQLVAKRKSNRRPKNVERK, encoded by the coding sequence ATGATGAAAAAAAATAAACAAAGAGGGTTTATCTGTAAGTGTATAAAGGTGTTGAGTATTGGATGGTTATGCTTATTTCTAGTTGTTAAACGTTCTGTTCCAGCAATAGCCAGCGAGAATAAAGGCGATCCTCTAGGGTTTTCGGTGGAAACAGTCAAGCCTTCTAGTCAAATTGATCAGAATAAAACTTTTTTTTATATTAAAACCGAGCCGAACCAAGTGCAAAAGCTGAAAGTAAAAGTGACTGGGACTTCTGAAGAAGTAGTCAAAGTGAAAGTCTATTTAGCAAATGGTATTACTAGCGAGAAAGCAACGATTAATTATCTTGCCAGTCAGAAAAAAGATGAAACTTTAAAAGATTCTATTGAAGAAATTGCCACAGTAAATCAACCAGAAATAGAGGTAGCCCAAGGTGAAACTAAAGAAGTCATTATTACTGTAAAGCCATCAGCTGAGAATTATACGGGTATTAAATTGGGTTCAATTTATTTTCAACGAGAAACGGAAAAAAATTCCAAGGTAACCGTTGATAGTTCCTTTTCTTATCGAATAGGACTTGTTGCATCGGAAGAAAACAGTAGTTATAGCGATGGAAAATCATTAAAGCTACTTGATGTCCAACCAGAACTTTTAAGAGCACAAAAAACTATTGGTATAACCCTACAAAATCCAGAATCAAAAGTGATTCCCGATTTTTCTATGAAAGTTGAGATTGTCAATAAAATAAACGGGAATGTTGTCAAAAAACAGTCTATGTCTGATGGATCGATTGCGCCAAATAGTCACTTTACTTATTCAGTTGATTGGGGGTTGGATCCAATTCCTAGTGGCACGTATATCGCAAAAATAAATGCAAAAAGTAATGATCAAATTTGGAACTTGGAAAAAGAATTTACGATAACTGAGGAAAAGGCAAAAATAATGAACGATGAGACAGCTTTCAAATTGTCATTGCCCGATTGGGTCTATGTGCTAACTATTGTATTGAGTTTAGCAACGCTAATTGTAAGTATCTATCTTATCTATCGTGGAGGGCAATGGCAGAAACAATTGGTAGCAAAGCGTAAAAGCAATAGGAGACCTAAAAACGTCGAGAGAAAATAA
- a CDS encoding WxL domain-containing protein: protein MKKKLLFGLTAAAFGAVLITATPAQAVTGDTANSMKTETGIGFLTYNPGSGPFQNNLALTFVPSSFNFGNANKVSANAQTFAQQDAPTGGQYLGVSDDRKTKTSWNVTATLADFVNSKDETDKLENASIVMNMETVQKYNFNAKEADEAGYATPDPSASGSLTSLDANYANLYSGIAAGNITLNAGSTAGSKVLNYNLPANTTAQTGTAAVARKISNVNLNVKGGSATENSKYSSTIKWVLSDDAA, encoded by the coding sequence ATGAAAAAAAAGTTATTATTTGGATTAACAGCAGCAGCCTTTGGCGCGGTATTAATTACAGCAACACCAGCTCAGGCCGTAACTGGAGATACAGCAAACAGCATGAAAACAGAAACAGGAATTGGCTTCTTAACCTATAATCCTGGTTCTGGTCCTTTCCAAAATAACTTGGCACTAACTTTTGTGCCATCATCTTTCAACTTTGGTAATGCGAATAAAGTCAGTGCTAATGCGCAAACATTCGCACAACAAGATGCACCAACTGGTGGTCAATATTTAGGGGTTTCTGATGATAGAAAAACTAAAACTTCATGGAATGTGACGGCCACTTTAGCAGACTTTGTGAATTCAAAAGATGAAACAGATAAATTGGAAAATGCATCGATTGTGATGAATATGGAAACTGTTCAAAAATACAATTTTAATGCAAAGGAAGCGGATGAAGCTGGGTATGCGACACCGGATCCATCAGCTTCTGGCTCATTGACTAGTTTAGATGCGAATTATGCCAACTTATACTCAGGTATTGCTGCTGGAAATATTACGTTGAATGCTGGTTCTACAGCAGGAAGCAAAGTATTGAATTATAATTTGCCAGCTAATACTACTGCACAAACAGGAACAGCAGCAGTTGCTAGAAAAATTTCTAATGTTAATTTGAATGTTAAAGGTGGGTCAGCTACAGAAAACAGCAAGTACTCTAGTACGATTAAATGGGTCCTTTCTGACGATGCCGCTTAA
- a CDS encoding DUF1622 domain-containing protein → MHDLAQNIMDNLIPFFDLFILALNIFSIVVLIWGVIMSGIDFLKSERANRNRVVMARQNNFIKSFLGSYILLSLEILIAADIIESIIKPTFQDILKLAILVVIRTVISYFLHKEIEDALKDKENEADEKKVI, encoded by the coding sequence ATGCACGATTTAGCCCAAAATATCATGGATAATTTAATTCCTTTCTTTGATTTATTCATTTTAGCGTTAAATATTTTTTCGATCGTCGTCTTAATTTGGGGCGTGATTATGTCTGGAATCGATTTTCTAAAAAGCGAACGAGCAAACCGAAATCGTGTTGTGATGGCGCGCCAAAATAATTTCATCAAAAGTTTTCTAGGTAGTTACATTCTCCTTAGTTTAGAAATACTGATTGCTGCAGATATCATTGAATCGATTATCAAACCAACTTTTCAAGATATTTTAAAATTGGCTATTTTAGTAGTGATCCGAACGGTAATCTCCTACTTCTTGCATAAAGAAATTGAAGATGCTTTAAAAGATAAGGAAAATGAAGCCGACGAAAAAAAGGTCATCTGA
- a CDS encoding class I SAM-dependent methyltransferase has translation MKNEYDNPNFFDAYSQMDRSKKGLEGAGECHELKKSLPDFTGKTVLDLGCGYGWHCRYAVENGAEKVIGIDLSERMIEKAKEMTDSSKITYHLMGMDEIDGLNETFDIVISSLALHYVPSFDDIAKKVNHCLNSGGDFIFSTEHPIFTAQGTEDWIYDQKGQPLYWPVDRYFDESIRETLFLGETVMKYHKTLTTYLDGLLTNGFQITRLVEPMPAPEMLEASAQMRDELRRPMMLLVSAKKL, from the coding sequence ATGAAAAACGAATATGACAATCCTAATTTTTTTGACGCTTATAGCCAAATGGATCGTTCAAAAAAAGGGCTTGAGGGTGCTGGTGAATGCCATGAGTTAAAAAAATCACTACCTGATTTCACTGGAAAAACCGTTCTAGATCTCGGTTGCGGCTATGGTTGGCATTGCCGTTATGCCGTTGAAAATGGTGCTGAAAAAGTCATTGGCATCGATCTATCTGAACGAATGATCGAAAAAGCAAAAGAGATGACCGATTCTTCAAAAATCACTTATCATTTAATGGGTATGGATGAAATCGATGGACTAAATGAAACATTCGATATCGTGATCAGCTCTTTAGCACTTCATTATGTCCCTTCATTTGATGATATTGCTAAAAAAGTCAATCATTGTTTGAACTCTGGCGGCGATTTTATTTTCTCTACAGAACATCCGATTTTCACAGCACAAGGAACGGAAGATTGGATTTATGATCAAAAAGGGCAGCCACTTTATTGGCCAGTTGATCGCTACTTTGATGAAAGTATTCGTGAGACACTATTTTTAGGTGAAACCGTAATGAAATATCACAAAACCTTGACTACTTATTTGGACGGACTATTAACAAATGGCTTTCAAATCACTCGTTTGGTTGAACCGATGCCCGCTCCTGAAATGCTTGAAGCAAGTGCCCAAATGAGAGATGAATTGCGTAGGCCAATGATGCTGTTGGTTTCTGCAAAAAAATTATGA
- a CDS encoding ACT domain-containing protein, which yields MQLKLLDTLNYAIIKFPVDTPIPASFHKIKAFKSLTYTHDECSVIVPSGSLETDLALSIDEDWFIIQIVGELDFSLVGILTQLANPLADNQISIFALSTYNTDYLLIKNKDKTKAIQVLSDCGHIFQ from the coding sequence ATGCAGTTAAAACTACTAGATACACTAAACTATGCTATTATAAAATTTCCGGTCGATACCCCAATTCCTGCTTCATTCCATAAAATCAAAGCATTTAAGAGCCTGACTTACACACACGATGAATGTTCTGTGATTGTACCTTCTGGCTCGCTTGAGACAGATCTTGCTCTTTCTATTGATGAGGACTGGTTCATTATTCAGATCGTCGGCGAACTAGATTTTTCTTTAGTAGGGATTTTGACACAATTGGCTAATCCTTTAGCTGACAATCAGATCTCGATTTTCGCTTTATCCACATACAATACCGATTATCTTTTAATCAAAAATAAAGACAAAACGAAAGCCATCCAAGTTTTGAGTGATTGTGGTCATATTTTTCAATAA
- a CDS encoding GNAT family N-acetyltransferase, with amino-acid sequence MYLKMYDDTHQTFINDYCLSQKKRRYVREPKIAIALTKKDPHRHGVLVFEHDQLVAFLTLYEAQGGSHYSTNKNNILVQDFSTDYRHLGKGYAKQATYLLPAFIHQHFSTIDQLTIVVNEDKAFTQSLCRQAGFKETDNRLPAIYGSQVFLEIPI; translated from the coding sequence ATGTACCTAAAAATGTACGATGATACGCACCAAACTTTTATTAATGATTATTGCCTATCACAAAAGAAACGGCGCTATGTCCGTGAGCCAAAAATCGCTATTGCTTTAACTAAAAAAGATCCGCATCGTCATGGTGTTCTCGTTTTTGAACACGATCAGCTCGTTGCCTTCTTGACTCTTTATGAAGCACAAGGCGGTAGCCACTATTCTACCAATAAAAATAATATTTTAGTGCAAGACTTTTCTACTGATTATCGTCACTTAGGGAAAGGCTATGCCAAACAAGCGACTTATTTGTTGCCAGCATTTATTCATCAGCACTTTTCAACGATCGATCAACTTACAATCGTCGTGAATGAAGACAAAGCATTCACCCAATCTTTATGTCGACAAGCAGGCTTTAAAGAGACTGACAATCGCCTTCCAGCTATTTACGGGTCTCAGGTCTTTTTAGAAATCCCGATTTAA
- a CDS encoding GNAT family N-acetyltransferase has translation MSNPIKQLSTINTSELKAALALVQRVFLEFEAPDYSDEGIQHFKQFISFDTITQQLAAQELTLWAYFSNEVTITGLIAVRLPNHISLLFVDKTFHRKGIARQLMKTATTYCQTVHMATQLTLNSSPYALDAYHHLGFIPIDSQQEVDGIIFTPMKKIL, from the coding sequence ATGAGCAACCCAATCAAACAGCTTTCAACCATCAATACATCAGAACTTAAAGCAGCTCTTGCACTTGTTCAGCGGGTTTTTCTTGAGTTTGAAGCACCTGATTATTCTGATGAAGGAATCCAACATTTCAAGCAGTTTATCTCTTTTGATACAATTACGCAGCAATTAGCAGCGCAAGAATTAACGCTTTGGGCCTATTTCTCTAATGAAGTAACCATAACCGGGTTGATTGCAGTGCGTTTGCCAAACCACATATCCTTGCTTTTTGTGGATAAGACATTTCATAGAAAAGGAATTGCTCGTCAGCTTATGAAAACAGCGACTACATATTGCCAAACGGTCCACATGGCAACCCAACTAACATTGAACTCTTCACCTTATGCGCTTGACGCCTATCACCATCTCGGCTTTATACCAATAGACAGTCAACAAGAAGTTGATGGTATTATTTTCACGCCAATGAAAAAAATATTATAA